One window from the genome of Nocardioides panaciterrulae encodes:
- a CDS encoding response regulator transcription factor yields MDPAKRPLRLAIVDDYAVVVAGVARFLASERIDVVETGASLSVLTDVDIVLYDTFGQVQGTGVDLEDFVRDSGARVVVYSWNLRPEMIQQALAGGASGYLSKVLSGPEIVAALERVMNGEVVVLPGDDEASVDGAGDWPGRSAGLSPREAEILALITQGLSNQEIADRIYLSINSVKTYIRTAYRKIDVQRRPQAVLWGARNGFEPDKLRTIDRALLLRPPALVPRPPVPG; encoded by the coding sequence ATGGATCCAGCGAAGCGCCCGCTGCGGCTGGCCATCGTCGACGACTATGCCGTGGTCGTCGCCGGCGTCGCTCGATTCCTGGCGTCCGAGCGCATCGACGTCGTCGAGACCGGGGCGTCGCTGTCGGTCCTCACCGATGTCGACATCGTCCTCTACGACACCTTCGGTCAGGTCCAGGGAACCGGCGTCGATCTGGAGGACTTCGTCCGCGACAGTGGCGCGAGGGTGGTGGTCTACAGCTGGAACCTCCGGCCCGAGATGATCCAGCAGGCCCTCGCCGGTGGCGCCAGCGGCTATCTCTCCAAGGTGCTGTCCGGACCCGAGATCGTCGCCGCCCTCGAGCGGGTCATGAACGGCGAGGTCGTCGTCCTTCCGGGCGACGACGAGGCGAGCGTCGACGGCGCCGGCGACTGGCCGGGGCGGTCGGCCGGGCTGTCTCCCCGGGAGGCCGAGATCCTGGCCTTGATCACCCAGGGCCTGAGCAACCAGGAGATCGCGGATCGGATCTATCTGAGCATCAACTCGGTGAAGACCTACATCCGCACCGCGTACCGCAAGATCGATGTCCAGCGGCGCCCGCAGGCGGTGCTGTGGGGGGCGCGGAACGGCTTCGAGCCCGACAAGCTGCGCACCATCGACCGTGCCCTCCTGCTGCGCCCGCCGGCGCTGGTGCCGCGACCTCCCGTTCCTGGCTAA